In Planifilum fimeticola, a single window of DNA contains:
- the noc gene encoding nucleoid occlusion protein, with product MKEPLARFFGLAEKEEQEVVRRIPVDSVVPNPYQPRTVFDDDRIEELCHTIRTHGLIQPIVVRKREGGYELIAGERRLRAAKKLGMKRIPAVIRQMSDTEAASAALIENLQREGLTAIEEAVAYQKLIKLHGLTQESLAQRLGKSQSTIANKLRLLTLPKEIQQALMERKITERHARAFLSLRNPEDQIRLLEEILEKGLNVKQTEERVRRLLEKKPAQQKARRKSVSRDVRIALNTIRQSVDMVQKSGLDVVTDERDKGNYYEVVIRIPK from the coding sequence ATGAAAGAGCCGTTGGCACGTTTTTTCGGGTTGGCGGAGAAAGAGGAACAGGAGGTGGTTCGACGGATTCCGGTGGATTCCGTGGTTCCCAATCCGTATCAGCCGCGGACGGTCTTTGATGATGACCGGATCGAGGAGTTGTGTCACACGATCCGGACCCACGGGCTCATCCAGCCGATCGTCGTGAGGAAGCGGGAAGGGGGATACGAGCTGATCGCGGGTGAACGGAGGCTCCGAGCCGCCAAAAAATTGGGGATGAAGCGGATCCCGGCGGTGATCCGGCAGATGTCCGACACGGAGGCGGCATCGGCGGCGCTGATTGAAAACCTGCAGAGGGAAGGGCTGACGGCGATCGAAGAGGCGGTCGCCTATCAGAAGCTGATCAAACTCCACGGATTGACCCAGGAAAGCCTGGCCCAACGGCTGGGAAAAAGTCAATCCACCATTGCCAACAAACTTCGTTTGCTCACCTTGCCGAAAGAAATCCAGCAGGCGCTGATGGAGCGGAAGATCACGGAACGGCACGCCCGGGCCTTTCTCTCCCTGAGGAATCCGGAAGATCAAATCCGGCTGTTGGAAGAGATCCTGGAAAAGGGATTGAATGTGAAACAGACGGAGGAAAGGGTGCGCCGGCTGTTGGAGAAAAAACCCGCCCAGCAGAAGGCGCGCCGCAAATCCGTTTCCCGCGATGTTCGGATCGCCCTTAACACGATCCGTCAATCCGTGGACATGGTCCAGAAATCGGGATTGGACGTCGTCACCGATGAACGGGACAAGGGGAATTATTATGAGGTGGTCATTCGGATTCCGAAATAG
- the yfkAB gene encoding radical SAM/CxCxxxxC motif protein YfkAB, giving the protein MNPIMEQKTNKRPLSPEWDPWDPWYTRSAKGGYELTSVEFTVTHLCNLRCEHCAVGEMLSEVEGDPIPVEQLIRRLEEVETLQTLSITGGEPVFSPKTVRDVIRPLLRYARERGLYTQLNSNLTLPLSRYEEWVEDVDVLHISYNYRDASDFHRIAFAKHQRDVSSAAAEKLFIQMVENAKTLSKAGVFVSAETFLSPFTVPHIESIHRDVASMGCLRHEVHPLYPSDFARDMELISLDEYRKAVRRLLRARIPGVWILFGTLPFYPCSSREEDLELWRELHREEGVTVRHDPDGRNRLNVNIFTGDIIVTDFGDIPPLGNIRRDRLSDAFDRWLQHPAAGRLHCYCPAARCTGPNVLVADTYYPKTDFQKRKARISL; this is encoded by the coding sequence ATGAACCCCATCATGGAGCAAAAGACAAACAAGCGCCCCCTCTCCCCCGAATGGGACCCTTGGGATCCCTGGTACACCCGCAGCGCCAAGGGGGGTTACGAACTGACCAGCGTGGAATTCACCGTCACCCATCTCTGCAATCTTCGCTGTGAACATTGCGCCGTCGGGGAAATGCTCTCCGAGGTGGAGGGAGACCCGATCCCCGTCGAACAGCTGATCCGCCGCCTGGAGGAAGTGGAAACCCTGCAAACCCTCAGCATCACCGGCGGGGAACCCGTTTTCAGCCCGAAAACAGTCAGGGATGTCATCCGGCCGCTTCTTCGCTACGCTCGGGAACGGGGTCTCTACACCCAACTCAACTCCAACCTGACCCTCCCCCTCTCCCGGTACGAGGAATGGGTGGAGGATGTGGACGTGCTCCATATCTCCTACAACTACAGGGATGCCTCGGATTTTCACCGGATCGCCTTCGCCAAGCACCAACGGGACGTTTCCTCCGCCGCTGCGGAAAAGTTGTTTATTCAGATGGTGGAGAATGCAAAAACCCTTTCCAAAGCGGGGGTGTTCGTCTCCGCCGAAACCTTCCTCAGCCCCTTTACCGTCCCACACATTGAGTCGATTCACCGGGACGTGGCATCGATGGGATGTCTTCGGCACGAAGTGCATCCCCTGTATCCCAGCGACTTCGCCCGGGATATGGAGCTGATTTCCCTGGATGAGTATCGGAAAGCGGTCCGCAGATTGCTGAGGGCCCGGATTCCGGGCGTCTGGATCCTGTTCGGGACCCTTCCCTTCTACCCCTGCAGCAGCCGGGAGGAAGATCTCGAATTGTGGCGGGAGCTCCACCGGGAGGAAGGCGTGACCGTCCGGCACGACCCGGACGGACGAAACCGGCTCAATGTCAACATCTTCACCGGGGATATCATCGTCACCGACTTCGGCGACATTCCTCCCCTGGGAAACATCCGGAGGGATCGCTTGAGCGACGCCTTTGACCGCTGGCTTCAACATCCCGCCGCCGGACGCCTGCATTGCTACTGCCCCGCCGCCCGCTGCACGGGGCCCAATGTCCTCGTGGCCGACACCTATTACCCCAAGACCGATTTTCAAAAGAGAAAGGCCCGGATCTCCTTGTGA
- a CDS encoding ParM/StbA family protein, with amino-acid sequence MITPVYIGNDQGYYGTKVVCRHGDKFYKLFIRNMVVPNRVGEITYNNDPHNIMYRETEGDREWFVGKLAIEQSGDDELFDSHERRLFSPTWFREQEYLIMFRVSTGLMLQGSKEPIVSVALPTDSYIDYKEELKRRLIGKHSFEVKQGNLPYRKIEFEIKRENLYVISQPMATLFHIALDRDGQLLNEDLFIQKVSINDLGFGTSDVETLHGETIIKRQSFSSRHAMLSVYQLLSKRLLEFTREIDPDKTGKEYQVWSLNRVIHSGEISFKGKVYNVSEIVQSCIQEVGQAMVDEVWQRLDYADDITYIILTGGASIPFKPYYRERFGDKLIFAEDYGIEAQFANAFGLCKFSQSKSKSVPVKSEQEVAAAIQEEFTVPEKKEEADKK; translated from the coding sequence ATGATCACACCTGTCTACATAGGAAACGACCAGGGGTACTACGGCACCAAAGTGGTATGCCGGCACGGCGACAAATTTTACAAGCTTTTTATTCGCAACATGGTCGTTCCCAATCGGGTGGGAGAGATCACTTACAATAACGATCCCCACAACATCATGTACCGGGAGACCGAAGGGGATCGGGAGTGGTTCGTAGGGAAACTGGCCATCGAGCAATCCGGAGACGACGAGCTGTTTGATTCCCATGAACGCCGACTGTTCAGTCCCACTTGGTTCCGCGAACAGGAATACCTGATCATGTTCCGCGTCAGCACCGGACTGATGCTCCAGGGAAGCAAGGAGCCGATCGTATCCGTCGCCCTTCCCACGGACAGCTACATCGACTACAAGGAAGAATTGAAACGCCGCCTGATCGGCAAACACAGCTTTGAGGTCAAGCAGGGGAACCTTCCCTACAGAAAGATCGAATTTGAAATCAAACGGGAAAACCTGTACGTCATCAGCCAACCGATGGCCACCCTTTTCCACATCGCCCTCGACCGGGACGGACAACTCCTCAACGAGGATCTGTTCATCCAAAAGGTGAGCATCAACGATCTCGGGTTCGGAACCTCCGATGTGGAAACCCTTCACGGGGAGACGATCATCAAGCGGCAGAGCTTCTCCTCTCGCCACGCCATGTTGAGCGTCTATCAGCTCTTGTCCAAGCGGCTGCTGGAGTTCACCCGGGAAATCGACCCCGACAAGACCGGCAAGGAGTATCAGGTATGGAGCCTGAACCGGGTCATCCATTCGGGGGAAATCAGCTTTAAAGGAAAAGTGTACAACGTGTCGGAGATTGTCCAGAGCTGCATCCAGGAAGTGGGGCAGGCGATGGTGGATGAGGTGTGGCAGCGCCTCGATTATGCGGACGACATCACCTACATCATCCTGACCGGCGGCGCCTCCATCCCCTTCAAGCCCTATTACCGCGAACGCTTCGGAGATAAACTGATCTTTGCGGAGGATTACGGAATCGAAGCGCAGTTTGCCAACGCTTTCGGACTGTGCAAATTCTCCCAATCCAAGTCCAAATCGGTTCCGGTCAAGAGCGAGCAGGAAGTGGCCGCCGCCATCCAGGAGGAATTCACCGTTCCCGAAAAGAAAGAGGAAGCGGACAAAAAGTGA
- a CDS encoding FAD-dependent oxidoreductase produces the protein MQLTGGEFDVIVIGSGRSGRETALAATREGCSTLLISLSPGTIASMMWSTSDESPLKQELIQAFIPSGDENGREKRQSTVTIQTTLNQPDRETSVYVLQAQVQRSHRLSAPDSPAVLQIGEPNTPSGQNRSLREREMRIREKLLRRNGHHPEPDEKEDASAALNTEPEPTAQKTRSSIYQQRNNYLRRKLLDRPNGREKPVQIPPQPRRKEEREERTEEPKRESATTAKPASPILLPTSKDAKGLSESLIPMDRTRRKKQRSDGAAKVHPLIHREGPVQEKKPAKSRFQALVWEDSKGGKSATARRETGSKGQPKAVKMRLADEGAAKKKSTEDEGHPSPSPSPKAAPYEQRTEQRTESERMDAGRQGNQQADVDSEREKKKVSFIEREQARMILEQSSSAPLKKDAIQLEDPYGYNAWEDIMPFSKGKENKSSLDASEKRKIALRGLRNLINNLG, from the coding sequence GTGCAGCTTACAGGTGGAGAATTTGACGTCATCGTCATTGGCTCTGGCCGTTCGGGACGCGAAACTGCATTGGCTGCCACCCGTGAAGGGTGCTCCACCCTGTTGATCTCCCTCTCCCCGGGAACCATCGCTTCAATGATGTGGAGCACCTCCGACGAGTCTCCGTTAAAACAGGAACTGATTCAGGCCTTCATCCCCTCCGGTGACGAAAACGGGAGAGAGAAAAGACAGTCGACGGTCACCATCCAAACCACCCTCAACCAGCCGGACCGGGAAACTTCCGTATATGTCCTCCAAGCGCAGGTCCAGCGGAGCCATCGTCTTTCCGCCCCCGATTCTCCCGCGGTGTTGCAGATCGGTGAACCCAATACCCCTTCCGGACAGAACAGAAGCCTGCGGGAACGGGAGATGCGAATCCGCGAAAAGTTGCTCCGCCGAAACGGCCACCATCCGGAACCGGATGAAAAGGAAGACGCCTCCGCCGCCTTAAATACGGAACCCGAGCCAACCGCTCAAAAAACCCGATCCTCCATTTATCAACAGAGGAACAATTACCTGAGAAGGAAGCTGCTGGACCGGCCCAACGGCCGGGAAAAACCGGTTCAAATCCCCCCGCAGCCTCGACGGAAAGAAGAGCGAGAAGAAAGGACGGAAGAGCCCAAAAGGGAATCCGCAACAACCGCCAAGCCTGCCTCTCCCATCCTTCTCCCCACTTCCAAGGATGCGAAGGGGCTCTCGGAATCCCTCATCCCCATGGACCGAACGCGCCGAAAAAAACAGCGCAGCGACGGCGCCGCCAAAGTGCATCCCCTGATCCACAGGGAAGGCCCGGTCCAAGAGAAAAAGCCGGCCAAAAGCCGGTTTCAGGCCCTGGTGTGGGAGGATTCCAAAGGGGGCAAATCGGCGACCGCACGAAGGGAAACCGGTTCGAAGGGACAACCCAAGGCGGTGAAGATGAGGCTTGCCGACGAGGGTGCGGCAAAGAAAAAATCGACGGAAGACGAAGGTCATCCATCCCCTTCCCCGTCTCCGAAGGCCGCTCCTTACGAGCAGCGGACGGAACAGCGGACGGAATCCGAACGGATGGATGCGGGCCGGCAGGGAAACCAACAGGCGGATGTCGATTCGGAACGGGAGAAGAAGAAAGTCTCCTTCATCGAAAGGGAACAGGCCCGGATGATACTGGAACAGTCCAGCAGCGCACCCTTGAAGAAGGATGCGATCCAGCTGGAAGATCCCTACGGTTACAACGCATGGGAAGACATCATGCCCTTCTCCAAAGGAAAAGAAAACAAATCATCGCTGGACGCCTCGGAAAAGAGGAAGATCGCCCTCCGGGGCCTGCGAAATCTGATCAACAACCTGGGTTGA
- the rsmG gene encoding 16S rRNA (guanine(527)-N(7))-methyltransferase RsmG — translation MDIRERFLDHVKNLGWELSPGQLEQFDRYMKLLVSRNRSVNLTALTEERDVYIKHFFDSLTVVKQVPMDKVEALIDVGTGAGFPGLPLKILFPDLRVVLLDSLRKRVDFLKDVIRELELDRTEAIHGRAEEIAREKEFRERFDVAVARAVARLPVLAEFCLPFVRVGGWFVAMKGPEAEKELEEAGGALQKLGGGEVHQEALSLPEGMGERRLLSLRKQSPTPSAYPRRPGIPAKNPLR, via the coding sequence GTGGATATCCGGGAGCGGTTTTTGGATCATGTGAAAAACTTGGGATGGGAACTCTCCCCCGGGCAGTTGGAGCAGTTTGACCGCTACATGAAGCTGCTGGTATCGAGGAACCGGAGCGTGAATCTGACGGCTCTCACCGAAGAAAGGGATGTCTATATCAAGCATTTTTTCGATTCCCTCACGGTGGTGAAGCAGGTGCCGATGGACAAGGTCGAAGCGTTGATCGATGTGGGGACGGGAGCGGGTTTTCCCGGCCTTCCGCTGAAGATCCTCTTTCCCGACCTACGGGTTGTCCTGTTGGATTCCCTGCGAAAGCGGGTCGATTTTTTGAAGGATGTGATTCGGGAGCTGGAGCTGGACCGGACGGAGGCGATCCACGGCCGGGCCGAGGAGATCGCGCGGGAAAAGGAGTTCCGGGAGCGGTTCGATGTGGCCGTGGCGCGGGCGGTGGCTCGTCTCCCGGTTTTGGCCGAATTCTGCCTGCCCTTCGTGCGGGTCGGCGGTTGGTTCGTGGCGATGAAGGGCCCGGAGGCGGAAAAGGAACTGGAAGAGGCGGGGGGAGCCCTGCAAAAATTGGGGGGCGGTGAGGTGCATCAGGAGGCCCTGTCCCTTCCCGAGGGGATGGGGGAAAGAAGGTTGTTGAGCCTCAGAAAGCAATCGCCTACACCGTCCGCTTATCCGCGCCGTCCGGGGATTCCGGCGAAAAACCCACTTCGCTGA
- the mnmG gene encoding tRNA uridine-5-carboxymethylaminomethyl(34) synthesis enzyme MnmG, with protein MGYRAGEYDVIVIGAGHAGCEAALAAARMGCRTLLLTLSLDTIAYMPCNPSIGGPAKGHVVREIDALGGEMGRNIDKTHIQMRMLNTGKGPAVYALRAQADKVKYQQEMKRTLEAEPNLDLHQAMVEKLIVEDGECRGVITRTGAEYRSRAVVLTTGTYLRGKIFIGDLSYESGPNNQQPSINLSYNLMDLGFEMVRFKTGTPPRVNKLTIDTDKMEIQPGDEEPRAFSFETTEYITDQLPCWLTYTNERTHEAIRRNLHRAPMYSGMIEGRGPRYCPSIEDKIVRFADKARHQIFLEPEGRDTLEMYVQGLSTSLPEDVQREILRTIEGMEKVEMMRTGYAIEYDAIVPTQLWPSLETKLVANLFTAGQINGTSGYEEAAGQGIMAGINAARKVQGKEPVILDRSQAYIGVMIDDLVTKGTEEPYRLLTSRAEYRLLLRHDNADLRLTELGYEIGLIPEERYRRFVAKKEAIEREIARLRETRVKPTPEIQRILRDAGSSELTNAMDLAQLIKRPELGYREISLIAPPPQPLSPEVAEQVEIQLKYEGYIRKSLQQVEKMKKMEDKKIPSWVDYDKIQGISSESREKLKKVRPLSIGQASRISGVNPADISILMVHIEQGGKSFAKA; from the coding sequence ATGGGTTATCGGGCCGGAGAATACGATGTGATCGTCATCGGCGCGGGCCATGCCGGGTGTGAAGCGGCGCTGGCCGCGGCGCGGATGGGTTGCCGTACGCTGCTGCTCACCCTGAGTCTGGACACCATCGCCTACATGCCCTGCAATCCTTCGATCGGAGGTCCCGCCAAGGGGCACGTGGTCCGGGAGATCGATGCCCTGGGCGGGGAAATGGGGAGAAACATCGACAAGACCCATATCCAGATGCGGATGCTCAACACCGGCAAGGGGCCAGCCGTCTACGCCCTGCGGGCCCAGGCGGACAAGGTGAAGTATCAGCAGGAGATGAAAAGGACCCTGGAGGCGGAGCCCAATCTGGATCTCCATCAGGCGATGGTGGAGAAGTTGATCGTCGAGGACGGGGAGTGCCGAGGGGTGATCACCCGGACCGGCGCCGAATACCGTTCGCGGGCGGTGGTGCTCACGACGGGAACCTATCTGCGCGGGAAGATCTTTATCGGTGATCTTTCCTACGAGAGCGGTCCGAACAACCAGCAGCCCTCCATCAATCTGTCCTACAACCTGATGGATCTGGGCTTCGAGATGGTCCGCTTCAAGACGGGGACCCCTCCCCGGGTGAACAAGCTGACCATCGACACCGACAAGATGGAGATCCAGCCGGGGGATGAGGAGCCCCGGGCCTTCTCCTTTGAGACCACCGAGTACATCACCGATCAGCTTCCCTGCTGGTTGACCTACACGAATGAACGCACCCATGAGGCCATCCGCCGCAATCTGCACCGGGCGCCGATGTACTCCGGAATGATCGAGGGGCGGGGGCCCCGCTACTGCCCCTCCATCGAGGACAAGATCGTCCGCTTTGCCGACAAGGCCCGCCACCAGATCTTCCTGGAACCGGAGGGACGGGACACCCTGGAGATGTATGTGCAGGGGCTGTCCACCAGCTTGCCGGAGGATGTGCAGCGGGAGATCCTGCGGACGATCGAGGGCATGGAAAAGGTGGAGATGATGCGCACCGGATATGCCATAGAATATGACGCCATCGTCCCCACCCAGCTGTGGCCCAGCCTGGAGACGAAACTGGTGGCGAACCTGTTCACGGCGGGGCAGATCAACGGCACCTCCGGCTACGAGGAAGCCGCCGGCCAGGGGATCATGGCCGGGATCAACGCCGCCCGGAAGGTGCAGGGGAAGGAGCCGGTGATCCTCGACCGCTCCCAGGCCTATATCGGCGTGATGATCGACGATCTGGTGACCAAGGGGACGGAAGAGCCCTACCGTCTCCTCACCTCCCGTGCGGAATACCGCCTGCTCCTCCGCCATGACAATGCGGATCTCCGTTTGACGGAGCTGGGCTATGAAATCGGATTGATTCCCGAGGAGCGGTACCGCCGGTTTGTCGCCAAAAAAGAGGCCATCGAGCGGGAGATCGCCCGACTGAGGGAGACGAGGGTGAAGCCGACCCCCGAGATCCAGCGGATCCTGCGGGATGCCGGATCCAGCGAACTGACCAACGCCATGGATTTGGCCCAGTTGATCAAACGGCCCGAGTTGGGGTACCGGGAGATCAGCCTGATCGCTCCGCCGCCGCAGCCGCTTTCTCCGGAGGTGGCGGAACAGGTGGAGATCCAGCTGAAGTATGAGGGGTATATCCGGAAGTCGCTGCAGCAGGTGGAAAAGATGAAGAAGATGGAGGACAAGAAGATCCCCTCGTGGGTGGACTATGACAAGATCCAGGGAATCTCCTCGGAGTCCCGGGAAAAGCTGAAAAAGGTGCGCCCCTTGTCTATCGGCCAGGCGTCGCGCATCTCCGGTGTGAATCCCGCGGACATCTCGATTCTGATGGTGCACATCGAACAGGGCGGCAAGTCCTTCGCCAAGGCGTGA
- the mnmE gene encoding tRNA uridine-5-carboxymethylaminomethyl(34) synthesis GTPase MnmE, producing MENDTIAAISTPVGEGGIAVIRVSGPEAVEVVDRVYKGKRSLTEVDTHTVHYGHILHPETKEVLDEVLVTVMRAPRTFTREDVVEVSCHGGVVPVQKVLKSLLTAGARLAEPGEFTKRAFLNGRIDLSQAEAVIDLIRSKTDRAARVAMDQARGRLSRLIRRLRQEILETLAHLAVNVDYPEYDAEELTGKMLLSRCRKIEGEIVRLLDTARQGKILRDGIATVIVGRPNVGKSSLLNALVQENKAIVTDIPGTTRDVIEEYVNVRGIPLRLVDTAGIRETEDVVERIGVERSRRALEQADLVLLMLNYAEPLTEDDRKLLEALRLHTAIVVVNKTDLEGRLDLEEVRRLIGDTPLVTLSLKEERGLDRLEEAIGELFFAGRVEGTDATYVSNVRHIHLLEQALGNVRDAIAGIEGNIPLDMVEIDLKNAWQHLGEIIGEAVAEDLIDQIFSQFCLGK from the coding sequence ATGGAAAATGATACGATTGCGGCCATTTCCACGCCGGTCGGCGAGGGAGGAATCGCCGTCATCCGGGTGAGCGGACCGGAGGCGGTGGAGGTGGTCGATCGGGTATATAAAGGGAAACGTTCCTTGACCGAAGTGGACACCCATACGGTTCACTACGGCCATATTCTCCATCCGGAGACGAAAGAGGTCCTCGACGAGGTGCTGGTTACCGTCATGCGGGCTCCGCGCACTTTCACCCGGGAGGACGTGGTGGAGGTGAGCTGCCACGGCGGGGTGGTACCGGTGCAGAAGGTGCTGAAATCGCTCCTGACGGCGGGAGCCCGGTTGGCCGAGCCGGGGGAGTTCACCAAACGGGCCTTTCTGAACGGTCGGATCGACCTGTCCCAGGCGGAGGCGGTCATCGACCTGATCCGTTCCAAGACGGACCGGGCCGCCCGCGTGGCGATGGATCAGGCACGGGGCCGCCTTTCCCGGCTGATCCGGAGGCTCAGACAGGAGATCCTGGAAACCCTGGCCCACCTGGCGGTCAACGTGGATTATCCGGAATATGATGCGGAAGAGCTGACCGGGAAGATGCTCCTCTCCCGCTGCCGCAAGATCGAAGGGGAGATCGTCCGCCTGCTGGACACCGCGCGGCAGGGGAAAATCCTGCGTGACGGAATCGCCACCGTCATCGTCGGCCGGCCCAATGTGGGCAAGTCTTCCCTGCTGAATGCCCTGGTCCAGGAGAACAAGGCGATCGTGACCGACATTCCCGGGACCACCCGGGATGTGATCGAGGAATATGTGAACGTCCGGGGGATCCCGCTCCGTCTGGTGGACACCGCCGGCATCCGCGAAACCGAGGACGTGGTGGAGCGGATCGGCGTAGAGCGTTCCCGCCGGGCCCTCGAACAGGCGGACCTGGTGCTGCTCATGCTCAATTATGCGGAACCGCTGACGGAGGATGACCGGAAGCTGCTGGAAGCCCTGCGCTTACACACGGCGATCGTGGTGGTGAATAAGACGGACCTGGAGGGGCGGCTCGATCTGGAGGAAGTGCGCCGCCTGATCGGTGACACTCCCCTCGTCACCCTCTCCCTGAAGGAGGAGCGGGGTCTCGACCGGCTGGAGGAGGCGATCGGCGAGCTTTTCTTCGCCGGCAGGGTGGAGGGGACGGATGCCACGTACGTGAGCAACGTGCGCCACATCCACCTCCTGGAGCAGGCCCTCGGCAACGTCCGGGACGCCATCGCCGGAATCGAGGGGAACATCCCCCTCGACATGGTGGAGATCGACCTGAAAAACGCCTGGCAGCACCTGGGGGAGATCATCGGCGAGGCGGTGGCCGAGGATTTGATCGATCAGATCTTTTCCCAATTCTGTCTGGGGAAATGA
- the jag gene encoding RNA-binding cell elongation regulator Jag/EloR has protein sequence MNKVIVSAKTVEEAVEEALGRLKATRDQVRVSVLEEPRRGWFGLFGARPAKVEVERIATPVNPVEQGLRFLKEVLSTMGLSVEVEVREEPEAVTFDLRGDQLGLIIGRRGQTLDALQYLVNIVANRGAETRHRFILDAGGFRERRRKTLQDLADRLARQVLRTGKEVKLEPMSPADRKVIHTRIQTVEGLTTYSEGEEPDRRVIIAPEK, from the coding sequence GTGAACAAGGTGATTGTTTCGGCGAAAACCGTGGAGGAGGCGGTGGAGGAAGCCCTCGGCCGCCTCAAGGCCACCCGGGACCAGGTGCGGGTTTCGGTGCTCGAGGAGCCCCGCAGGGGATGGTTTGGTCTGTTCGGGGCCCGTCCGGCAAAGGTGGAGGTGGAGCGGATCGCTACCCCGGTGAACCCGGTGGAGCAGGGGTTGCGCTTTCTGAAGGAGGTGCTCTCCACCATGGGGCTTTCCGTGGAGGTGGAGGTGCGGGAGGAGCCCGAGGCCGTCACTTTCGACCTGCGCGGGGATCAGTTGGGACTGATCATCGGCCGGCGCGGACAAACCTTGGACGCACTGCAGTATCTGGTCAACATCGTGGCAAACCGCGGCGCCGAAACGCGGCATCGATTCATTCTGGATGCGGGGGGTTTTCGGGAACGGCGGAGGAAAACCCTCCAGGATCTGGCGGATCGGCTGGCCCGTCAGGTGCTTCGGACCGGCAAGGAAGTGAAGCTGGAGCCGATGAGTCCTGCGGACAGGAAAGTGATTCACACCCGAATTCAGACGGTGGAGGGGCTCACCACTTACAGCGAAGGGGAGGAGCCCGATCGCCGCGTCATCATTGCTCCGGAAAAATAG
- a CDS encoding YidC/Oxa1 family membrane protein insertase, whose amino-acid sequence MQKRRSRKWIGLLLLVAALGALAGCAPDPSQFKPVDPNGGIWDRFFVYPLTVALDAFNELIGSYGLSILVVTVIIRLLLLPLTIKQMKSSKAMQALQPELKRLQEKYRNNQQKLQEETMKLFQKHNVNPMSGCLPLLIQLPVLIAFYQSIMRNQHIAESDFLWMQLGQPDPWIVLPVLAAVTTYLQSIATGMGDNPQTRVMLFVMPIMIFVLAYQFPAALSLYWVYSNLFSMVQYYFLSDKYRAKKQEG is encoded by the coding sequence TTGCAGAAACGTCGCAGCAGAAAATGGATCGGGCTCTTGCTTCTGGTCGCGGCGCTCGGCGCCCTGGCCGGTTGCGCGCCGGATCCTTCGCAGTTCAAACCGGTTGATCCGAACGGCGGCATCTGGGACAGATTTTTTGTCTATCCCTTGACCGTCGCGTTGGATGCTTTCAATGAACTGATCGGCAGTTACGGTCTTTCCATTCTGGTGGTTACGGTAATCATCCGTTTGCTCCTTCTCCCCTTGACCATCAAGCAGATGAAGAGCTCCAAGGCGATGCAGGCCCTGCAGCCGGAGCTGAAGAGGCTTCAGGAGAAGTACCGGAACAATCAGCAAAAGCTGCAGGAAGAGACGATGAAGCTCTTCCAGAAACACAACGTCAACCCCATGTCCGGGTGCCTTCCGCTCCTGATCCAGTTGCCCGTCCTGATCGCGTTCTACCAGTCGATCATGCGCAATCAGCACATCGCCGAATCGGACTTTCTGTGGATGCAGCTCGGCCAGCCCGATCCCTGGATTGTGCTGCCCGTCCTGGCGGCGGTGACCACCTACCTGCAGTCCATCGCCACGGGGATGGGGGACAATCCGCAGACACGGGTGATGTTGTTCGTGATGCCGATCATGATCTTCGTCCTGGCCTACCAGTTTCCGGCGGCTCTGTCTTTGTACTGGGTGTACAGCAACCTGTTCTCCATGGTTCAGTATTACTTCCTGAGCGACAAATACCGTGCGAAAAAACAGGAGGGTTGA
- the yidD gene encoding membrane protein insertion efficiency factor YidD, with amino-acid sequence MKAIALGAIRFYRRFISPLKPPSCRFYPTCSEYGLTAISRYGVLRGGWLTVKRIAKCHPFHPGGYDPVP; translated from the coding sequence ATGAAGGCCATCGCTTTGGGGGCCATCCGTTTCTACCGCCGATTCATCTCCCCCCTGAAACCGCCGTCTTGTCGGTTCTACCCCACCTGTTCCGAGTACGGTTTGACGGCGATTTCCCGTTACGGCGTGCTGCGCGGCGGGTGGCTCACGGTGAAGCGGATAGCCAAGTGCCATCCCTTTCATCCGGGAGGCTATGATCCGGTTCCCTGA
- the rnpA gene encoding ribonuclease P protein component has translation MQREHRLRRRNDFRRVFRAGSSTANRQFVVYKLKRFDDGPVRIGISVSRKVGKAVTRNRVKRLVKEVLRQRIESLPEGTDLVIIARAPAATMDYHQVESSLRHVMSKGKLLRQNEEKKRGRSR, from the coding sequence TTGCAACGGGAACACCGTCTGAGGCGGAGGAACGATTTCCGACGGGTGTTCCGCGCCGGTTCCTCGACGGCCAACCGTCAATTTGTCGTGTACAAATTGAAGCGGTTTGACGATGGACCGGTCCGGATCGGCATATCCGTCAGCCGCAAGGTGGGAAAGGCGGTCACGCGAAACCGGGTGAAGCGGTTGGTGAAGGAGGTCCTTCGCCAGAGGATCGAATCGCTGCCCGAGGGAACGGACCTGGTCATCATCGCCCGCGCTCCTGCCGCAACCATGGATTACCATCAGGTGGAATCCAGTTTGCGCCACGTGATGTCCAAAGGAAAATTGCTCAGGCAGAACGAAGAGAAGAAGAGGGGAAGGTCGCGATGA